caagtttagcctctggtaatcgattaccaaggctgtgtaatcgattaccagagatggaaagtCTTAAATACCCCTTTTTCTTGCATGTATTGGTTATGAGACAAATTGTGTGTagcgcagttagattcttgtgaaagagtctacccctttctcttctttcttgtagatcgtgatggcggcgcagctaatccgtgatcgagtagagatggagtgcctagagggagcttgggagaccctcgaaggcaacacgaggtgccgatttcggggcaccattcgattcacggctacttctttggtgcatccagatgaacctgcacagacgcttcagcgcactgtggagtggacaactccttggattagttttgtatatttttgagggtgggcgtatctaggactgactgttaggtttactcttttgttttgtatgggtagacctgatgtataggaatttgataattgtatacatgtggctgaagccaccactatggacacctttgctctggatgacactatatattttgtaaaaactcccatattttggacagctttaaaacgatgaatgcatttataatcgatcttgttatttgaaaagaaagcattagcaaatttatttgtaaaagagtttatcgactgtattttatccttttattttcacgtgacgacctaaagtaatggctggtatattcttccttttgaaacaacaaaataatttagagaattatgaacggtaagaaagaaatgactccgaatagagttgtgaactggccattcaggactttatagtgaggattttccttctaaacctagttatggtgaaaagagaaagaaatgaaaaagaaaaagaagaaaaaaaaaattaccatggtttttgttatttaaattattactattaaaccagtcattaatttagggacgccacaggctacaacatagaacacaagaacacgattgattagagaaatatatttctatgcatcagcttgtttatTAGAAATACCCAACATATCTACCTACTGTTGTCATTTAATTTACCTTGCATTTGatagtttttagcatacaagtttagtttaaattctatttgaatttatcacttatacatgttctctcaacaatgctttgattctgaacttaattaaggttaacattagttccctgtgttcgatactcggattcatccgttttaattttaaatacttgacgacccgATACGCTTTCCAGTGAGAAAACTCCCCATTGAAAATTTCCTTGAGACATAAAtgcacaaaaagtaactgcagtgGGGAGTGATCACACTTGAAAAGTTCAGATTTTATTTGGTAGGCTCAAGAGTTATCATCTACACTGATCATGCAGCTATTAAATACTTGCTCAACAAGGCTGATTCCAAACCAAGATTAATAAGATGGATTTTGTTGTTGCAAGAATTTGATTTGGTGATTCGTGATAAAAAGGGATCAGAGAATGTTGTAGCTGGTCATCTATCAAGATTGGTGAATGAGGAAGTTATAGCAAAAGAAGCTGAAGTGAGAGATCAATTCCCTGATGAATCATTACTTTTAATAAGTGAAAGACCCTGGTTTGCTGATATGGCCAACTTTAAAGCTGCAGGAATCATCCCAAAGGATTTAAATTGGCAGCAGAGAAAGAAATTTCTACATGATGCTCGATTTTATATCTGAGATGATCAACATCTGTTTAAAATAGGAGTTGATAATCTCCTAAGAAGATGTGTGACACAAGAAGAGGCCAAGAGTGTTTTATGGCATTGCCACAACTCTCCATGTGGTGGCCATTATGGAGGAAATAAGACAGCGACTAAGGTTTTGCAATCTGGATTCTTTTGGCCCACACTTTTTAAAGATGCTCATCACCATGTGCTGCACTGTGATCAATGTCAAAGGACAGGTGGTATATCTAGAAGAAATGAAATGCCCTTACAAAACATTTTGGAGGTTGAGGTGTTTGATTTCTGGGGGATTGATTTTGTAGGTCCCTTCCCTTCATCCTGTGGTAATGAATATATTCTAGTGGTTGTTGACTATGTCTCCAAATGGGTTAAAGCAATGGCTACCCCCCATAATGATGTCAAGACTATGGTGAAGTTTATGAAGAAGAACATTTTCTCAAGATTTTGGGTGCCTAGAATTCTGATTAGCGATGGACGTACACACTTCTGCAATAATCAATTACAGAAGGTTTTGAAACAATATAATGTGACACACAAAGTAACATCACCTTATCATCCCCAAACAAATGGGCAAGCAGAAGTGTCAAACAGGGAATTGAAAAAGATTTTGGAGAAGACTGTCGCTTCCACTAGAAAAGATTGGTCTATTAAATTAGATGATGCTTTATGGGCATAAAGAACAGTATTCAAGACTCCGATAGGCTTATCTCCATTTCAAATGGTGTATGGCAAGTCTTGTAATCTACCAGTGGAAATGGAATATAAAGCATATTGGGCATTGaaatttttgaactttgatgaaaCCGCATCCAGAGAACAAAGGAGGCTACAACTCTTGGAATTGGAAGAAATGAGATTAAATGCTTACGAATCCTCAAAgttgtataaagaaaaagttaaaaagcATCATGACAAAAAGTTACTCAAGAAAGACTTCAAACCAGGGCAGCAAGTGTTACTGTTCAACTCAAGACATAAATTGTTCCCAGGGAAGCTTAAATCTAAATGGTCTGGACCATTTACCATCAAGAAAGTCCGACCATATGGAGCAGTGGAGCTTTGTGATCCTCAATCTAAAGATCCTGACAGGACATGGGTGGTGAACGGACAAAAGTTGAAACAATACCATGGTGGAGCAATAAAAAGATTGAACATTGTTCTATGCTTGGATCCAGGATAATAGGATGATGCATCAAGCTAGTGATGTTAAAGAAGCgattactgggaggcaacccagcttttctttcccttctctatcttcatttttatttcttgcatgtagttaggacatcttgtttgtgattgtgatttatttcatcttgtttagtaatgaacaaaaagggtttttaaattatgtgtgaagagataagc
This genomic interval from Glycine soja cultivar W05 unplaced genomic scaffold, ASM419377v2 tig00104391_1_pilon_151405_162474, whole genome shotgun sequence contains the following:
- the LOC114404509 gene encoding uncharacterized protein LOC114404509 — protein: MEYKAYWALKFLNFDETASREQRRLQLLELEEMRLNAYESSKLYKEKVKKHHDKKLLKKDFKPGQQVLLFNSRHKLFPGKLKSKWSGPFTIKKVRPYGAVELCDPQSKDPDRTWVVNGQKLKQYHGGAIKRLNIVLCLDPG